The following coding sequences are from one Candidatus Brocadiaceae bacterium window:
- a CDS encoding HisA/HisF-related TIM barrel protein produces the protein MTIIPAIDLKGGKCVRLTQGMKDAETIFSDDPVEMAKSWEDQGAEYLHLVDLDGAFEGVPKNIGLAEQIIKQIKIPVEFGGGLRTTESVKKVLDLGAD, from the coding sequence ATGACGATCATTCCGGCAATTGATTTAAAAGGCGGCAAGTGTGTGCGTTTAACACAGGGCATGAAGGATGCCGAAACCATATTTTCGGACGATCCCGTTGAAATGGCAAAATCGTGGGAAGACCAGGGAGCTGAATATCTGCACCTCGTTGATCTTGATGGCGCATTCGAAGGGGTCCCGAAAAATATCGGCCTGGCCGAACAAATTATCAAGCAAATAAAAATCCCCGTAGAATTCGGAGGCGGCTTGAGAACGACTGAATCAGTTAAAAAAGTGCTCGATTTGGGAGCAGACC
- the mnmA gene encoding tRNA 2-thiouridine(34) synthase MnmA — MKTKVVVAMSGGVDSSVAAHLLAEEGYEVIGLFMRLGIEKLNILTNTKTCCSLEDADDAHAVADQLGIQFHVLNFKEAFDRIINTFCAEYLNGRTPNPCIMCNQDLKFGKLLHFAKMLNADFVATGHYARIEKSNKRYLLKKGADETKDQSYVLFTLHQGQLSKTLFPLGRATKDSVRKMARDLNLKTKDKPESQDICFVLDNNYHSIVKERLGSAIAPGEIKDTRGKTLGKHHGIPFFTIGQRKGLGVALGSPRYVIDIDPQKNVVVIGKGDELMENELIASAVNWISIDQLNSPLEIQAKIRYHHTPAPAVVYPHGPDTVRVLFKEPQKAITPGQAVVFYDHDTIVGGGWIERNIHTS; from the coding sequence ATGAAGACAAAAGTTGTTGTTGCCATGAGCGGTGGCGTTGATAGCAGTGTCGCCGCACATTTGCTGGCGGAAGAAGGCTACGAAGTTATCGGATTATTCATGCGTCTTGGCATTGAGAAACTCAATATCCTGACCAATACAAAAACTTGTTGCAGCCTTGAAGATGCGGATGACGCCCACGCTGTAGCTGATCAGCTCGGCATTCAATTTCACGTCTTGAATTTTAAAGAGGCATTCGACCGCATCATCAATACTTTTTGTGCCGAATACCTCAATGGCAGAACACCGAATCCGTGTATTATGTGCAATCAGGATTTAAAATTTGGCAAATTGTTACATTTCGCAAAAATGCTGAATGCGGATTTTGTTGCTACGGGACACTATGCAAGGATTGAAAAATCGAATAAAAGATATCTACTGAAAAAAGGGGCCGATGAGACAAAAGACCAGTCCTACGTCTTATTCACGTTACATCAGGGCCAACTCTCAAAAACACTCTTTCCTCTGGGAAGGGCGACAAAGGATTCCGTACGAAAGATGGCAAGGGACTTGAACTTAAAGACCAAGGACAAACCGGAAAGCCAGGATATCTGCTTTGTTCTGGACAATAACTATCATTCCATAGTAAAAGAGCGACTTGGAAGCGCTATTGCGCCGGGTGAAATAAAAGACACACGGGGAAAGACCCTGGGAAAACATCATGGGATACCCTTCTTTACCATCGGACAACGAAAAGGGCTCGGCGTCGCGCTGGGTTCGCCTCGATACGTCATTGATATAGATCCACAGAAAAATGTTGTCGTTATCGGCAAAGGTGATGAACTCATGGAAAATGAGCTGATCGCATCTGCCGTAAACTGGATCTCCATCGATCAGCTAAACTCCCCGCTGGAAATTCAGGCAAAGATTCGATACCATCACACCCCTGCTCCTGCTGTTGTATACCCTCATGGGCCAGATACCGTGCGTGTTCTCTTCAAGGAACCACAAAAAGCCATCACTCCAGGCCAGGCAGTGGTATTTTATGATCACGATACCATTGTAGGAGGTGGCTGGATTGAAAGGAACATTCACACATCCTGA